One region of Eupeodes corollae chromosome 1, idEupCoro1.1, whole genome shotgun sequence genomic DNA includes:
- the LOC129953852 gene encoding dual specificity mitogen-activated protein kinase kinase 4 isoform X1 — protein sequence MAERQNNLSGARPRNPPGELSLNNLHLRQQPERKKQLTLSLADGPVVPAPLPDKTRERIKIQASGKLQFGQHVYHFTSDDMEDLGEIGRGAFGAVNKMIFKKTEFVMAVKRIRSTVDEKEQKQLLMDLEVVMKSNECPFIVQFFGALFKEGDCWICMELMDTSLDKFYKYIYERKCQRIPESILAKITVATVNALNYLKEKLKIIHRDVKPSNILLHKRGDIKLCDFGISGQLVDSIAKTKDAGCRPYMAPERIDPERAKGYDVRSDVWSLGITLMEVATGNFPYKKWDSVFEQLCQVVQGDAPQLQPSFNGMEFSVEFVDFVNTCLIKNESERPKYSRLLQMPFIQRGERSHTDVAAYVTDILESMESDGITEFTTNQPAES from the exons ATGGCGGAACGTCAAAATAATTTGTCAG GTGCCCGTCCCCGGAATCCACCAGGTGAACTGAGTCTAAATAATCTTCATCTACGGCAACAGCCCGAACGAAAGAAACAGCTTACATTAAGCCTCGCCGATGGGCCTGTTGTGCCAGCTCCATTGCCAGACAAGACCCGCGAACGAATCAAGATTCAAGCATCGGGCAAGCTACAATTTGGTCAACATGTCTATCACTTCACGTCGGATGACATGGAGGACCTTGGCGAAATTGGTCGTGGTGCATTTGGTGCTGTTAATaaaatgatctttaaaaaaaccgAATTTGTGATGGCTGTAAAGCGTATTCGTTCAACAGTCGACgagaaagaacaaaaacaactcCTTATGGATCTGGAAGTTGTAATGAAATCAAACGAATGCCCATTTATTGTGCAATTTTTCGGGGCACTCTTCAAAGAAGGCGACTGTTGGATATGCATGGAACTTATGGACACATCTTTGGATAAATTCTATAAATACATCTATGAACGGAAATGCCAACGAATTCCCGAATCGATATTGGCCAAAATAACAGTTGCCACTGTGAATGCGTTGAATTatctcaaagaaaaattaaaaatcattcatCGGGATGTGAAGCCGAGTAATATTCTATTGCATAAGCGCGGTGATATCAAGTTGTGTGACTTTGGTATTTCCGGACAATTAGTCGATTCAATAGCCAAGACAAAGGATGCCGGATGTCGACCTTATATGGcg CCCGAGAGGATTGATCCCGAAAGGGCGAAGGGTTATGATGTCCGCAGTGACGTGTGGTCATTGGGAATAACATTGATGGAAGTAGCAACTGGAAATTTTCCCTACAAAAAGTGGGATTCTGTCTTTGAACAGTTATGCCAG GTTGTCCAAGGTGATGCACCGCAATTACAACCATCGTTCAATGGAATGGAGTTTTCAGTCGAATTTGTTGACTTTGTAAATACTTG cttAATCAAAAACGAAAGTGAACGACCAAAATATAGCCGTTTACTGCAAATGCCATTTATACAGCGTGGTGAACGTAGTCATACCGATGTCGCTGCCTATGTAACCGATATTCTTGAGTCAATGGAAAGTGATGGAATCACTGAATTCACAACAAATCAACCCGCTGAAAGTTAA
- the LOC129939040 gene encoding BLOC-2 complex member HPS5 homolog, with translation MNDIHCLSNFIDYSPSIHEPLKHSNRIKYTCFDISENYIIFGATSGSLYLFNRRVCKFLHLIPNKHGSVTHLEISSGEKYVAFSTKKGTICVYVINLSANSAPQVIYAALGPEVQVTCIHWTLDEKQFYYGDNRGQVNLVVLNSFIGRSLLSLSVHPILFLEQPVVQIDDFESLLLVSNWSKCILCNTEFEEYKQIGNRLRDGPFGACFAMSTNESLTPSRIYCARPGSRLWEVDFEGEVLQTHQFKAALACPPSKIQKTTECETEAMFKYSDENSELLDFQPQTLTFTKLQMLSQDFLLTYTELGLYIFDVRTSTVVLWCNQFERIADCRVFGPDGEIVIFTQTGSMYSVSLLTLQSHAMSLVRSEKLLECSFLLKKNLKYFADKAREDYDLIILNHIKNFLIDQQQYELLNDLSVIFDSIAQNEGDTSSGSSAERKSANSGGVSQRPFEAVDQRAQGVYVLENSFCDNLRVKEKDRHFKDALLTVTGKFGKNIIKYKFNIFNDEQKSLVSDLIPRNERTLPFQHVKDNTDDDVVCRRKLPPSPPKGRHITDEEKIVYNLLLISRSSQISNTNFLERYRHLFDEYTSREIIGILAKLEAVMLEHGDTELQAKQNCYEMYFNYLNPELIWEVDDISKEFIIQGFIVLNANQDAVRCDNCGFPIRFDNSCLFHELGAVLMRYLWSRNEHGRCFEILKDVPALFDVLAKFYMAEGQVEKIIPIVMNYGQPDLLEEAGRGFNLHAWDRCFDKFVALQQGRLSCINCERITLVENVNRHFFYTWNCFLNISSEFLEAKEILALVYKYSNNIPNDAIDREFFTKCMLK, from the exons ATGAATGACATTCATTGTCTTTCGAATTTTATCGATTATTCGCCGTCCATCCATGAGCCCCTCAAACACAGTAATCGCATCAAG TACACATGCTTTGACATCTCTGAAAACTACATAATCTTCGGAGCAACCTCCGGATCACTGTATCTCTTCAACCGTCGTGTCTGTAAATTCCTTCATCTCATCCCGAACAAACATGGCTCAGTCACCCATCTGGAGATCTCCTCGGGCGAGAAGTACGTCGCCTTCTCCACCAAAAAAGGAACCATCTGTGTGTATGTCATCAATCTGTCTGCGAACTCAGCTCCCCAGGTTATCTATGCAGCTCTGGGACCAGAAGTCCAAGTCACCTGCATTCACTGGACTCTGGACGAGAAGCAGTTCTACTATGGTGACAATAGAGGTCAAGTCAATCTTGTGGTCTTGAATTCTTTCATT GGTCGCAGTTTGTTGAGTCTCTCGGTCCATCCGATTCTATTCCTCGAACAACCAGTCGTCCAAATAGACGACTTCGAATCTCTGCTGCTGGTCTCCAATTGGTCCAAGTGCATCTTATGTAACACAGAATTCGAAGAATACAAACAg attgGTAACCGTTTGCGCGATGGACCATTTGGTGCTTGCTTTGCCATGTCCACTAACGAATCTCTCACACCATCTCGAATTTATTGTGCTCGTCCGGGATCTCGACTGTGGGAAGTCGATTTCGAAGGCGAAGTACTTCAAACCCATCAATTTAAAGCCGCTCTAGCGTGTCCTCCAAGCAAGATACAAAAAACCACCGAATGCGAGACTGAAGCCATGTTTAAGTATTCTGATGAAAACAGTGAGTTGTTAGACTTTCAACCGCAAACTTTAACCTTCACCAAACTGCAAATGCTGTCGCAAGACTTTTTGCTAACCTACACAGAATTGGGACTATACATCTTCGATGTACGAACCTCTACAGTTGTGCTATGGTGCAATCAATTCGAGAGAATAGCTGACTGCAGGGTCTTTGGGCCCGATGGAGAGATTGTCATTTTCACACAAACCGGCTCTATGTATAGTGTGAGCTTGTTGACGCTGCAATCGCACGCCATGTCACTGGTGCGGTCGGAGAAACTGCTCGAGTGTAGTTTCCTGctcaagaaaaatttaaaatatttcgccGATAAGGCTCGAGAAGACTACGACTTGATAATACTCAACCATATTAAAAACTTCCTCATCGATCAACAGCAGTATGAGTTGTTGAATGACCTGTCGGTGATTTTTGACAGTATTGCCCAGAATGAGGGTGATACGAGTTCGGGAAGTTCAGCGGAACGAAAGAGTGCTAATAGTGGAGGCGTCTCACAGAGACCATTTGAAGCCGTGGACCAGAGAGCGCAGGGAGTGTATGTCCTGGAGAACTCGTTCTGTGACAATCTCCGGGTAAAGGAGAAGGACCGACACTTCAAGGATGCCCTGCTTACGGTGACTGGCAAGTTCGGCAAGAACATCATCAAATACAAGTTCAACATCTTCAACGACGAACAAAAGAGCCTAGTGAGCGACCTGATTCCACGAAACGAACGTACCCTCCCGTTCCAACACGTGAAAGACAACACCGACGACGATGTGGTCTGTCGGCGAAAGCTGCCACCCTCGCCACCAAAAGGCCGACACATAACTGACGAGGAAAAGATCGTTTACAATCTGCTCCTGATTTCCCGCTCATCGCAGATCAGTAATACGAACTTCCTCGAACGCTATCGACATCTCTTCGATGAATACACCTCCCGCGAGATCATTGGAATCCTGGCCAAGCTGGAAGCTGTGATGCTCGAGCATGGCGACACCGAGCTGCAGGCCAAACAAAACTGCTACGAAATGTACTTCAACTATCTGAATCCCGAGCTCATCTGGGAAGTGGACGACATATCAAAGGAGTTCATAATTCAGGGATTCATCGTCCTCAATGCCAACCAGGATGCAGTGCGGTGTGACAATTGTGGTTTCCCCATTCGATTTGACAATTCCTGTCTGTTTCACGAGCTAGGAGCGGTCCTGATGAGATATCTGTGGTCCCGCAACGAGCATGGCAGATGCTTCGAAATACTCAAAGACGTACCGGCGCTTTTCGATGTGCTGGCGAAATTCTATATGGCCGAAGGCCAGGTCGAGAAGATTATACCCATAGTAATGAACTATGGTCAACCTGATTTGCTGGAAGAAGCGGGGCGTGGATTCAATCTGCATGCATGGGATCGATGCTTCGACAAATTTGTGGCATTGCAGCAGGGTCGCTTGAGTTGCATCAATTGCGAACGAATCACCTTGGTGGAGAATGTCAATCGGCACTTCTTCTACACTTGGAATTGTTTCCTAAACATATCTTCAGAGTTTCTCGAGGCCAAGGAAATCTTGGCATTAGTCTATAAGTATTCCAACAATATTCCAAATGATGCTATCGACAGGGAGTTCTTTACAAAGTGTATGTTAAAATGA
- the LOC129953852 gene encoding dual specificity mitogen-activated protein kinase kinase 4 isoform X2, whose translation MAERQNNLSGELSLNNLHLRQQPERKKQLTLSLADGPVVPAPLPDKTRERIKIQASGKLQFGQHVYHFTSDDMEDLGEIGRGAFGAVNKMIFKKTEFVMAVKRIRSTVDEKEQKQLLMDLEVVMKSNECPFIVQFFGALFKEGDCWICMELMDTSLDKFYKYIYERKCQRIPESILAKITVATVNALNYLKEKLKIIHRDVKPSNILLHKRGDIKLCDFGISGQLVDSIAKTKDAGCRPYMAPERIDPERAKGYDVRSDVWSLGITLMEVATGNFPYKKWDSVFEQLCQVVQGDAPQLQPSFNGMEFSVEFVDFVNTCLIKNESERPKYSRLLQMPFIQRGERSHTDVAAYVTDILESMESDGITEFTTNQPAES comes from the exons ATGGCGGAACGTCAAAATAATTTGTCAG GTGAACTGAGTCTAAATAATCTTCATCTACGGCAACAGCCCGAACGAAAGAAACAGCTTACATTAAGCCTCGCCGATGGGCCTGTTGTGCCAGCTCCATTGCCAGACAAGACCCGCGAACGAATCAAGATTCAAGCATCGGGCAAGCTACAATTTGGTCAACATGTCTATCACTTCACGTCGGATGACATGGAGGACCTTGGCGAAATTGGTCGTGGTGCATTTGGTGCTGTTAATaaaatgatctttaaaaaaaccgAATTTGTGATGGCTGTAAAGCGTATTCGTTCAACAGTCGACgagaaagaacaaaaacaactcCTTATGGATCTGGAAGTTGTAATGAAATCAAACGAATGCCCATTTATTGTGCAATTTTTCGGGGCACTCTTCAAAGAAGGCGACTGTTGGATATGCATGGAACTTATGGACACATCTTTGGATAAATTCTATAAATACATCTATGAACGGAAATGCCAACGAATTCCCGAATCGATATTGGCCAAAATAACAGTTGCCACTGTGAATGCGTTGAATTatctcaaagaaaaattaaaaatcattcatCGGGATGTGAAGCCGAGTAATATTCTATTGCATAAGCGCGGTGATATCAAGTTGTGTGACTTTGGTATTTCCGGACAATTAGTCGATTCAATAGCCAAGACAAAGGATGCCGGATGTCGACCTTATATGGcg CCCGAGAGGATTGATCCCGAAAGGGCGAAGGGTTATGATGTCCGCAGTGACGTGTGGTCATTGGGAATAACATTGATGGAAGTAGCAACTGGAAATTTTCCCTACAAAAAGTGGGATTCTGTCTTTGAACAGTTATGCCAG GTTGTCCAAGGTGATGCACCGCAATTACAACCATCGTTCAATGGAATGGAGTTTTCAGTCGAATTTGTTGACTTTGTAAATACTTG cttAATCAAAAACGAAAGTGAACGACCAAAATATAGCCGTTTACTGCAAATGCCATTTATACAGCGTGGTGAACGTAGTCATACCGATGTCGCTGCCTATGTAACCGATATTCTTGAGTCAATGGAAAGTGATGGAATCACTGAATTCACAACAAATCAACCCGCTGAAAGTTAA